One window of the Runella slithyformis DSM 19594 genome contains the following:
- the porX gene encoding T9SS response regulator signal transducer PorX, translating into MANILWADDEIDLLKPHILFLTAKGYTITPVNSGSDALDKVESERFDVVFLDENMPGLSGLETLAQIKQLRPNLPVVMITKSEEERIMEEAIGSRIADYLIKPLNPNQILLSVKKILDNKRLVSEKTNISYMQEFRQLAMQYQDRIGHAEWVELYKKLIYWELELENTQDKSMEEILSNQKEEANNNFCKFVLDNYEDWLNDPNADKPILSHQLLKRKVFPLMKQTEPLFFILIDNLRYDQWKVVEPLLSEFFTVEEESSYYSILPTTTGFARNSIFAGIMPSEIEKQYPNWWVNDENTPEGEEGLNKHEEDLLRKQFERNRMQVRFSYTKIINQNQGKTLIDNLPNLWKNHLNVVVFNFVDMLSHARTDMMMIKELAPDEAAYRSITRSWFQHSPIMDFLQRIAEKKGRIIITTDHGMTRVKKPVKIVGYRETNTNLRYKQGKNLGFDDNNHIYVCRRPERLFLPKLNVSTAYVFTLGDYFFAYPNNFNQYVNMYRDTFQHGGVSIEEMIVPFVFLKPK; encoded by the coding sequence ATGGCAAATATTCTTTGGGCAGATGATGAAATAGATCTATTAAAACCGCATATTTTATTTTTAACGGCCAAAGGCTACACCATTACTCCGGTTAATAGTGGGTCTGACGCGCTCGATAAAGTTGAAAGCGAACGATTTGACGTTGTGTTTCTGGACGAAAACATGCCCGGCCTTTCCGGCTTGGAAACCCTGGCCCAGATCAAGCAATTACGGCCCAACCTGCCGGTGGTCATGATCACCAAAAGCGAAGAAGAACGTATTATGGAAGAAGCCATCGGCTCCCGCATTGCCGATTACCTCATCAAACCGCTCAACCCCAATCAAATTCTGCTTTCGGTCAAAAAAATCCTGGACAACAAACGGTTGGTCAGCGAAAAGACCAACATCAGCTACATGCAGGAGTTTCGGCAATTGGCCATGCAATACCAGGACCGCATCGGTCATGCCGAATGGGTAGAACTTTATAAAAAGCTGATATACTGGGAATTGGAACTTGAAAATACGCAGGATAAAAGCATGGAGGAGATTCTTTCCAACCAGAAAGAAGAGGCTAACAACAACTTCTGCAAGTTTGTACTGGATAACTACGAAGATTGGCTCAACGACCCCAATGCCGACAAGCCGATCCTGTCGCATCAGTTGCTGAAACGTAAGGTGTTTCCGCTCATGAAACAGACGGAGCCGTTGTTTTTTATCCTAATCGACAACCTCCGCTATGACCAATGGAAAGTGGTAGAGCCATTGCTGAGTGAGTTTTTTACGGTCGAAGAAGAATCCTCTTATTATTCCATTCTGCCCACCACGACGGGTTTTGCCCGTAATTCGATCTTTGCGGGAATCATGCCGAGCGAGATCGAAAAACAATACCCCAACTGGTGGGTCAATGACGAAAATACGCCCGAGGGCGAAGAAGGACTCAACAAACACGAAGAAGACCTGCTGCGCAAGCAGTTTGAGCGCAATCGGATGCAGGTGCGATTTTCGTACACCAAGATCATCAACCAAAACCAGGGAAAAACGCTCATCGACAACCTTCCCAATCTTTGGAAAAACCACCTGAATGTCGTCGTCTTTAACTTTGTGGATATGCTCTCTCACGCCCGCACCGACATGATGATGATCAAGGAACTGGCCCCCGACGAGGCCGCCTACCGGTCCATTACGCGCTCGTGGTTTCAGCACTCTCCCATCATGGATTTCTTACAGCGCATTGCGGAGAAAAAAGGGCGTATCATCATCACCACCGACCACGGCATGACGCGGGTCAAGAAACCCGTCAAGATCGTGGGCTACCGCGAGACCAATACCAATTTACGCTACAAGCAGGGAAAAAATCTGGGGTTTGACGACAACAACCACATTTATGTATGTCGCCGGCCGGAGCGCCTTTTTCTGCCCAAGCTCAATGTATCGACGGCCTACGTGTTTACCCTCGGCGATTACTTTTTTGCCTATCCCAACAACTTCAATCAGTACGTCAATATGTACCGCGATACCTTCCAGCACGGAGGGGTATCGATCGAAGAAATGATCGTGCCGTTTGTATTTCTGAAGCCAAAATAA
- a CDS encoding TonB-dependent receptor produces the protein MKYISTVFLKGTAPFCYVLMAVGLLLGHSLFSQTVLTQTLRGVVLDMDNNQPLTGASIALTGTEKGAVTEADGSFRITAVPIGRYTVQISSVGFETTVMPEILLEAGKEKVLTVLLKEAPQQLQEAVVRSYRPVSQSSIQSISIEQTLRYAATFFDPARLATSFPGVVAANDQANNLVIRGNSPTGMQWRLEGIEIVNPNHLSNAGTFSDRPTQSGGGTNILSAQLMERADFLTGAFPSQYGNALGGVMDVHLRKGNDQKHEFTAQAGLIGIDLAAEGPISRKNKSSYLINYRYSFTGLLAAMGVKFGGEDIRFQDLSFNLSFPTRKAGHFTVFGMGGLSSNVFKAERDTLLWKVEKDGFDIDYTNRMGALGVTHQLKLGANATLRTVLAASALDNRREGYVLSKTTYNRFPVQLDAFKKTRYSFSATLSHKLNAQWQVQEGIYLTYQQDSVDISNRGIARGGMKGLIIQPYVNLMGRIAPRLTLQLGLHWLEYTYNKTNSLEPRAALRYTAGKRTAFTVSYGLHSQLQLPQTYLALKNSTTRDEVLPNVRLGFTKSHHFVAGFERTLSLLSSLKVEAYYQSLYNIPVAKNPSNKSSRVFPAFSAINLLEGFTEGELSNTGTGRNYGIEVTYQQLLQNNFYALITGSLYNSTYKGQDGVERNTRFNGNHTFSLAGGKEFHRRANRAFGVNLRVLWLGGYRDSPIDLEASKSAAQTVYKATELYTIKLKDYFRPDLRIFWKRNKANFTRTWSIDIQNLSSTKNEAYSYYDILQRKVVQQYQLGILPVVNYRVEF, from the coding sequence ATGAAATATATATCCACTGTTTTTTTAAAGGGCACTGCCCCGTTCTGTTATGTGCTTATGGCGGTTGGACTGCTCTTAGGTCACTCACTTTTCAGTCAAACCGTTTTAACGCAAACCCTACGGGGTGTTGTGCTGGATATGGATAATAATCAGCCGCTTACGGGGGCGAGTATTGCCCTGACGGGTACGGAAAAAGGCGCAGTCACGGAGGCGGACGGCAGCTTCCGGATCACGGCTGTTCCCATTGGTCGCTACACGGTTCAGATAAGCAGCGTAGGCTTTGAAACGACGGTGATGCCCGAAATTTTGTTGGAAGCAGGCAAAGAAAAAGTGTTGACCGTTTTGCTGAAAGAAGCCCCCCAACAATTGCAGGAAGCGGTGGTTCGTTCTTACCGACCCGTTTCGCAAAGCAGTATTCAAAGTATCAGTATTGAACAAACGCTGCGTTATGCCGCTACCTTCTTTGATCCGGCCCGTCTGGCAACGTCGTTTCCCGGCGTGGTGGCGGCCAATGACCAGGCCAACAATCTGGTCATTCGCGGTAATTCACCTACGGGGATGCAGTGGCGATTGGAAGGCATTGAAATCGTAAACCCCAACCACCTCAGCAATGCCGGAACATTCAGCGACCGGCCCACCCAATCTGGTGGCGGAACCAACATTTTGAGTGCCCAATTGATGGAGCGCGCTGATTTTCTGACGGGCGCGTTTCCTTCCCAATACGGTAATGCACTGGGCGGGGTCATGGATGTACATTTGCGAAAAGGCAATGACCAAAAGCACGAGTTTACGGCGCAGGCAGGTTTGATCGGCATTGATCTGGCGGCCGAGGGACCCATTTCCCGCAAAAACAAATCCTCGTATCTCATCAATTATCGGTATTCTTTCACGGGGTTGCTGGCTGCGATGGGCGTGAAGTTTGGCGGAGAAGATATTCGCTTTCAGGACCTTTCGTTTAACCTTTCGTTTCCTACGCGCAAAGCGGGGCATTTTACGGTGTTCGGAATGGGCGGTCTCAGCAGCAATGTTTTTAAGGCCGAGCGTGATACACTTCTGTGGAAAGTGGAGAAAGACGGATTTGATATTGACTATACCAACCGTATGGGAGCCCTTGGGGTGACCCATCAGTTGAAATTGGGCGCGAATGCTACCCTGCGAACCGTACTGGCCGCCTCCGCTTTGGACAACCGCCGTGAAGGTTATGTACTTTCAAAAACGACCTACAATCGCTTTCCTGTCCAGTTGGACGCGTTCAAAAAAACGCGTTATTCGTTTTCCGCTACGCTTTCTCATAAACTCAATGCCCAATGGCAGGTGCAGGAAGGGATCTATCTGACCTATCAGCAGGATTCAGTTGACATCAGTAATCGCGGCATAGCAAGGGGTGGGATGAAGGGACTGATCATTCAGCCGTATGTCAATTTAATGGGAAGAATTGCCCCGCGCCTGACCCTGCAATTGGGGCTTCATTGGTTGGAATATACCTACAATAAAACAAACTCGTTGGAGCCGCGTGCCGCCTTGCGCTACACGGCGGGCAAACGTACTGCGTTCACGGTATCGTACGGGCTGCACAGTCAGTTACAATTGCCGCAGACGTACTTAGCGCTCAAAAATTCAACCACCCGCGACGAGGTATTACCCAATGTACGTTTAGGATTTACGAAATCACACCATTTTGTGGCGGGCTTTGAGCGGACGTTATCGCTTTTGTCTTCGCTGAAAGTGGAGGCCTACTATCAATCATTGTATAATATACCCGTTGCTAAAAACCCATCCAATAAGAGCAGCCGGGTCTTCCCTGCGTTCTCGGCAATTAATCTGCTGGAAGGTTTCACGGAGGGGGAGTTGTCCAACACGGGCACGGGTCGCAACTACGGAATTGAGGTGACGTATCAGCAATTGCTTCAAAATAATTTTTACGCGCTCATTACGGGTTCATTGTACAATTCTACCTACAAAGGACAGGACGGTGTAGAGCGCAATACGCGTTTTAACGGCAATCATACTTTCAGTCTGGCGGGTGGGAAAGAGTTTCATCGTCGGGCCAATCGTGCGTTTGGGGTCAATCTGCGCGTGTTGTGGCTGGGCGGTTACCGCGATTCTCCGATTGATTTGGAGGCTTCGAAAAGTGCAGCGCAAACCGTGTACAAAGCTACCGAACTGTACACCATCAAGCTGAAGGACTATTTCCGTCCTGACCTGCGTATCTTCTGGAAACGGAATAAAGCCAACTTTACCCGGACGTGGTCCATTGATATTCAGAACCTGTCAAGTACCAAAAATGAAGCCTACAGTTATTACGATATTCTTCAGCGCAAAGTGGTTCAGCAATATCAATTGGGCATTTTGCCGGTCGTAAATTATCGGGTGGAGTTTTAA